A single Anopheles arabiensis isolate DONGOLA chromosome X, AaraD3, whole genome shotgun sequence DNA region contains:
- the LOC120906326 gene encoding uncharacterized protein LOC120906326, which yields MAIENGIKSSTIKNGFRACGLHPFDSNAIDYSKCIATSATGSLITNETTDVFVTPEAFEESIQKESDTTQHGSVDQSVTISMDRIVEAYDIIGAETIAKIEGDVNKLSREERVIRYFYREFVRPHIGFHALKSTVEVNGLNCLDGLEGNNDNDDDFTSASSSKKMDIVSPLDTYISIDMTDYEKVEAGGSNILCNILPLTSSTEPQTTCTDSELPEMMDYVDARIVNNHDLQEKDIETQCEDGKDASLVISTRRLSEVLNLPATPHRCGRHRNYKKSFQPVLTAKERRDALLKVKEQKEKELQQKKIRALQRQEAKEKRENEKRARMEERKKIKGKSKTSTPKAKLGDKNARMRN from the exons ATGGCTATCGAGAATGGTATCAAAAGTTCGACGATCAAAAATGGGTTTCGAGCATGTGGTCTGCATCCGTTCGATTCGAATGCAATTGACTATTCTAAGTGCATCGCAACTTCAGCAACTGGTTCCTTGATTACGAACGAAACAACCGATGTTTTTGTCACACCTGAAGCTTTTGAAGAATCAATCCAGAAGGAATCAGATACCACACAACACGGTAGTGTAGATCAAAGCGTTACCATTAGTATGGATAGAATAGTTGAAGCATACGATATAATCGGAGCTGAAACTATAGCTAAAATTGAAGGAGACGTCAACAAGCTGTCCCGTGAAGAACGTGTGATTCGTTATTTTTATCGTGAATTTGTTCGTCCGCATATTGGATTTCATGCCTTAAAATCTACAGTAGAAGTCAATGGATTGAACTGTTTAGACGGACTCGAAGGGAataacgacaacgacgacgatttTACATCGGCTTCTTCATCCAAAAAGATGGATATCGTATCTCCTTTGGATACTTATATATCAATAGATATGACAGATTACGAAAAAGTTGAAGCTGGAGGCTCTAATATATTATGCAATATATTGCCTTTGACATCTTCCACTGAACCACAAACTACTTGTACGGATTCAGAACTACCCGAAATGATGGATTATG TTGATGCAAGAATCGTAAACAATCATGATCTCCAAGAAAAGGACATTGAGACTCAATGCGAAGATGGAAAAGACGCATCATTGGTTAttagtacacgccgactttcAGAGGTGTTGAATCTACCCGCTACACCTCACCGTTGTGGTAGACAtagaaattataaaaaatcatttcaaccTGTCTTAACAGCTAAGGAACGAAGAGATGCACTTCTTAAAgtaaaagagcaaaaagaaaaagaactgcaacaaaagaaaataagaGCCCTACAACGCCAAGAGGCCAAagaaaaacgggaaaatgaaaaacgtGCTAGGATGGAAGAgcgtaaaaaaattaaaggaaAATCAAAGACATCTACACCAAAGGCTAAATTAGGGGACAAAAACGCCAGAATGCGCAATTAA